A DNA window from Terriglobales bacterium contains the following coding sequences:
- a CDS encoding protein-disulfide reductase DsbD domain-containing protein, protein MDQGTLRALGCRIAALLVAFCGISSAYSQAAKQHARLSLVSDKASLAPGNSHWIGLRFELEPGWHIYWTNPGDSGEPPKVSWHLPSGVEAGDLQFPAPQRIADHGLMDYGYQGHVVLLSKVTVPASVTSKKAEIAADVRYLVCREVCVPAKEHLAVTLPLDGNKKESSEAGLVRTATANLPQSLPKDVHASAVSDQDSFVLTVASKNKNFGPVTDFIPAEAQTIENASLPAVQHVVGTSRLRLKKSEQLTQPISTLRGLLITKDKAYEVNIPVTASKNSGAKGSSKKAISQKVQAPTSN, encoded by the coding sequence ATGGATCAAGGCACATTAAGGGCACTCGGGTGCAGAATCGCGGCACTTCTGGTGGCGTTTTGCGGCATTTCGAGTGCATATTCGCAGGCCGCAAAGCAGCATGCGAGGCTCTCTTTGGTCTCCGATAAGGCTTCCCTTGCGCCCGGTAACTCGCACTGGATTGGCTTAAGATTCGAGTTGGAACCCGGCTGGCACATCTACTGGACAAACCCGGGGGACTCTGGAGAGCCGCCAAAAGTCAGCTGGCACCTTCCCAGTGGAGTCGAAGCCGGCGATCTGCAGTTTCCAGCTCCCCAGCGAATCGCCGATCACGGGTTAATGGATTACGGATATCAGGGACATGTTGTCCTGCTTTCCAAGGTCACCGTGCCTGCAAGTGTTACGTCTAAGAAAGCCGAGATCGCTGCCGACGTCAGGTATCTGGTGTGTCGTGAGGTTTGCGTGCCAGCCAAAGAGCACCTTGCTGTGACACTACCGCTGGATGGAAACAAAAAAGAGTCATCAGAGGCCGGATTGGTTCGAACAGCCACCGCAAATCTGCCGCAGTCTTTGCCGAAAGATGTGCATGCCTCGGCGGTATCGGATCAGGATTCATTCGTTTTGACAGTGGCTAGTAAGAACAAGAATTTCGGCCCAGTGACGGACTTCATTCCAGCGGAGGCGCAGACGATCGAGAACGCCAGTCTACCCGCGGTGCAGCATGTTGTCGGCACATCACGCTTGCGGTTAAAGAAATCGGAACAACTCACTCAGCCGATTTCGACCTTACGCGGTCTACTAATCACGAAGGACAAGGCATATGAGGTAAACATTCCGGTCACGGCATCGAAGAATTCGGGCGCAAAAGGCAGTTCTAAGAAAGCAATTTCGCAGAAAGTCCAGGCTCCAACGAGCAATTAA
- a CDS encoding energy transducer TonB, whose protein sequence is MNKGLQIIALFFALGCTAAAETAERQPLKQSLPEYPAILKKLKIGGTVKLNALVAPDGTVKKTTIDGGNPVLAEVACNAVKKWKYAPASQETNVPVEITFDSQSAGVSVK, encoded by the coding sequence ATGAACAAGGGACTACAAATCATCGCGCTATTCTTCGCGCTGGGTTGCACAGCGGCCGCGGAAACGGCGGAGCGGCAACCACTGAAGCAGAGTTTGCCGGAGTATCCCGCAATTCTGAAAAAACTAAAAATCGGTGGAACCGTTAAATTGAACGCTCTTGTGGCGCCTGACGGCACGGTCAAGAAGACGACGATCGACGGGGGCAATCCTGTGTTGGCGGAGGTTGCGTGCAACGCGGTCAAGAAGTGGAAGTATGCTCCTGCATCGCAAGAGACTAATGTGCCGGTCGAGATAACCTTCGACTCTCAGTCAGCCGGCGTGTCGGTGAAGTAG
- a CDS encoding metalloregulator ArsR/SmtB family transcription factor, which translates to MRRGPLDQLFRALADPTRLRIINLMVEQEVCVCYFTEVIAAPQPKISRHLAYLRRAGLVGARREGKWMHYRLLIPQEAHAGSILESALEALRQDKDMQRDRARLQRACCGPKSLVQVLGAPLPARIGSLSG; encoded by the coding sequence ATGCGAAGGGGGCCGCTAGACCAGTTATTCCGCGCTCTGGCGGACCCAACGAGGTTGAGGATTATTAACCTGATGGTGGAGCAGGAGGTGTGCGTCTGCTATTTCACTGAGGTAATTGCGGCACCACAGCCGAAGATTTCGCGGCATCTCGCTTACCTGCGACGTGCCGGGCTTGTGGGAGCGCGGCGGGAAGGGAAGTGGATGCACTATCGATTACTCATTCCACAGGAGGCGCACGCGGGTTCGATCCTGGAGAGCGCTCTCGAGGCGCTTCGGCAAGACAAGGACATGCAGCGGGATCGCGCGCGTCTGCAGCGCGCCTGCTGTGGTCCGAAGAGTCTTGTGCAAGTATTGGGAGCGCCACTGCCGGCTAGGATTGGCAGTCTCTCCGGTTGA
- a CDS encoding aldo/keto reductase: protein MKFRKLGRTGFNVSEIGHGLWGMGGWTGSEDEQSLQSLQLSVELGCNFFDTAWAYGSGHSDELIGQILKQNPDKRLYVASKVPPKNLKWPASPDYKYSEVFPRNHVMRHAEKIRKALGVDRIDLLQFHVWDDSWTEEPEFRSTVEELKSKNFIEAFGLSLNRWQPENGLKAIHTGLVDSVQVIYNIFDQAPEDELFPACRELNVGVIARVPLDEGSLGGKLTAETRFPSGDWRANYFGPDNLGPTIDRVEKLKQILPSGMSLPEMAFRFILSNPDVSTTIPGMRKPDHVQQNLAYSDKGPLSADLVQELRKHRWDRRPRTWAA from the coding sequence TGGCTGGACCGGATCGGAAGATGAGCAGTCCCTTCAGTCGCTTCAGCTATCCGTCGAGCTCGGCTGCAACTTCTTCGATACAGCCTGGGCCTATGGCTCAGGTCACAGCGACGAATTGATCGGGCAAATTCTGAAGCAGAATCCCGACAAGAGACTTTACGTTGCCTCGAAGGTCCCACCTAAGAATCTTAAGTGGCCAGCCTCGCCTGACTACAAGTACTCCGAGGTATTCCCACGCAACCATGTGATGAGGCACGCAGAAAAGATCCGCAAGGCTCTCGGAGTCGATCGCATCGATCTGCTTCAGTTCCACGTCTGGGACGATAGCTGGACTGAAGAACCTGAGTTCCGCTCTACGGTCGAAGAACTCAAGAGCAAGAACTTCATCGAAGCCTTTGGACTCAGTCTGAACCGGTGGCAACCGGAGAACGGCCTTAAGGCCATTCACACAGGCTTGGTAGATTCTGTGCAAGTGATCTACAACATCTTCGATCAGGCGCCGGAAGACGAATTGTTTCCCGCCTGCCGCGAGCTGAACGTCGGCGTAATCGCCCGGGTTCCGCTTGATGAAGGCAGCCTCGGAGGCAAGCTTACGGCGGAAACAAGGTTCCCTTCCGGAGATTGGCGCGCGAATTATTTCGGCCCGGACAATCTGGGACCAACTATCGATCGCGTCGAGAAGCTCAAGCAGATCCTGCCATCTGGAATGAGCCTTCCCGAAATGGCATTTCGCTTCATTCTTTCGAATCCAGACGTGAGTACAACGATCCCGGGAATGCGCAAGCCGGACCACGTTCAGCAAAACCTTGCATACAGCGACAAAGGTCCACTGTCAGCGGATTTGGTGCAAGAACTCCGAAAACATCGCTGGGACCGTCGGCCGAGAACCTGGGCTGCGTAG
- a CDS encoding thioredoxin family protein produces the protein MKQIRTSVISILALFTIAAFAVKVGDQAPDFTGTDSHGQTHKLSDYKGKFVVLEWHNNGCPFTKKHYESGNMQRLQKEWTDKGVVWFTVISSAPGAQGYVTADQENGYMQKVHAVPTAALLDPKGEIGHLYDAKTTPHMFIINPQGQLIYNGAIDDKATSDASDINGSKNYVSEALQEAKAGQPVAVATTRPYGCSVKYAN, from the coding sequence ATGAAGCAGATTCGCACTTCAGTAATCTCCATTTTGGCTTTGTTCACCATCGCTGCGTTCGCAGTCAAGGTTGGTGACCAGGCGCCAGACTTTACAGGCACAGACAGCCACGGACAAACACACAAACTTTCTGACTACAAGGGCAAGTTCGTTGTCCTGGAATGGCACAACAACGGATGCCCGTTCACGAAGAAGCATTATGAGAGTGGCAACATGCAACGACTGCAGAAGGAGTGGACCGACAAGGGCGTAGTCTGGTTCACGGTCATTTCGTCTGCTCCCGGCGCTCAGGGATATGTGACCGCCGACCAGGAGAACGGATACATGCAAAAGGTGCATGCCGTTCCAACCGCCGCCCTGCTCGATCCCAAGGGCGAAATCGGCCATCTTTACGATGCGAAGACCACGCCGCACATGTTCATCATCAATCCGCAGGGCCAATTGATCTACAACGGCGCGATCGACGACAAGGCAACGAGCGACGCCTCGGACATCAATGGCTCGAAGAACTATGTCTCTGAGGCCTTGCAAGAAGCCAAAGCGGGACAGCCAGTGGCGGTGGCGACTACGCGTCCGTACGGCTGTTCAGTAAAATACGCGAATTAG
- a CDS encoding arsenate reductase ArsC: MKNPYNVLFLCTGNSARSIMAEAILRRKGGPQFRSFSAGSHPAGRVHPEALRQIQLAKLPSDGLRSKSWDEFGGPEAPKLDFVFTVCDNAAKEVCPIWPGQPMTAHWGVPDPASIAGAPEQIARAFRDAFTMLDRRISLFLCLPLASLDRLALKKEIDRIGKE, from the coding sequence ATGAAGAATCCTTACAACGTACTGTTTCTCTGCACGGGCAATTCCGCGCGCTCAATTATGGCGGAAGCCATTTTGCGCAGAAAAGGCGGGCCGCAATTCCGATCCTTCAGCGCCGGCAGTCATCCCGCAGGGCGCGTGCACCCCGAGGCATTGCGGCAGATCCAGCTGGCAAAGCTGCCCTCCGATGGCTTACGCAGCAAGAGCTGGGATGAGTTTGGCGGCCCGGAAGCTCCGAAGCTCGATTTTGTTTTCACCGTCTGTGATAACGCCGCCAAAGAGGTGTGCCCGATCTGGCCGGGTCAACCGATGACAGCACACTGGGGCGTTCCTGATCCAGCTTCGATTGCTGGAGCGCCGGAGCAAATCGCGCGAGCATTCCGCGATGCCTTCACGATGCTCGACCGTCGCATCAGCCTCTTTCTTTGCCTGCCGCTCGCCAGCCTCGATAGGTTAGCGCTGAAAAAAGAGATCGACCGGATCGGAAAAGAATGA
- a CDS encoding response regulator transcription factor, whose protein sequence is MPKIRCLLTDDHTLFRQGVRRLLETESDFEVVGEAADAGESVEKSRELRPDIVLMDIGMPGLSSFEAARQIRKNRPETKILFLTMYEDEDYLVQCLEVGAAGYVLKDTPAPQLLTAVRDVYKGGKYLSSQVLGKLVEDFRSRVRDTRMRPRISTLTPREREILKFLAEGNSVKEIAVILGLSVKTVEAHKFNLMRKLDIHNKAQLVTYAIQKKIIKIPVNQ, encoded by the coding sequence ATGCCGAAAATCAGATGTTTGTTAACCGACGATCACACACTCTTCCGCCAGGGAGTACGGCGGCTGCTGGAAACCGAATCGGACTTTGAAGTAGTGGGCGAAGCCGCCGACGCAGGCGAATCGGTCGAAAAATCCCGCGAACTGCGTCCGGATATCGTGCTCATGGATATCGGCATGCCTGGCCTGTCCTCGTTCGAAGCCGCCCGTCAGATTCGCAAGAATCGCCCCGAGACCAAGATTCTTTTCTTAACAATGTATGAGGATGAAGACTACCTCGTACAGTGCCTCGAGGTAGGAGCTGCCGGATATGTGCTGAAAGATACTCCAGCTCCGCAACTGCTTACCGCTGTCCGCGACGTCTATAAGGGCGGCAAGTACCTAAGCTCGCAAGTGCTCGGGAAGCTAGTTGAAGATTTCCGGTCGCGCGTGCGCGACACCCGCATGCGGCCGCGCATCTCGACGCTCACTCCGCGGGAGCGCGAAATCCTCAAGTTCCTGGCTGAGGGCAATTCCGTTAAAGAAATCGCTGTCATCCTCGGCTTGAGTGTGAAGACCGTCGAAGCCCACAAGTTCAACCTGATGCGCAAGCTCGACATTCACAACAAGGCACAACTCGTGACCTACGCCATCCAGAAGAAGATCATTAAGATTCCTGTAAACCAGTAG
- a CDS encoding DUF5666 domain-containing protein, producing MKTLAKFFFLTILSALFVCSSIAQEAAQEGAPRSHRQSGQGGGGDLRRGAFGEVTEITGSILKIKLPNGAIGTVNTAASTRFRKDEQDAKLSDFKVGDHIFVRGESTGENTWTATAVGSAPSQAQIQERMKEAMGKTMVVGEVKAIDAPKLTINRTDGVVQTIEADENTSFRRGRNESITLPDIKAGDTVLARGELKNGVFVPASISVLDPEMVRRMKERGGMIGFGGGFGRGSGQGGTPEHSDSGQQQAPAQVPK from the coding sequence ATGAAAACCTTAGCTAAGTTCTTTTTCCTCACCATCCTATCTGCCTTGTTTGTTTGTTCTTCCATTGCCCAAGAGGCGGCACAAGAAGGCGCGCCGCGGTCCCATCGTCAGAGTGGTCAGGGTGGTGGCGGAGACCTCCGCAGGGGGGCGTTCGGAGAAGTGACCGAGATAACCGGTTCTATTTTGAAGATTAAGCTGCCAAACGGAGCGATCGGCACGGTAAATACCGCAGCTAGCACTCGGTTCCGGAAAGACGAGCAAGATGCCAAGTTGTCCGATTTCAAGGTAGGCGATCACATCTTTGTTCGCGGCGAATCGACGGGCGAGAACACGTGGACAGCCACTGCAGTCGGTTCCGCACCATCGCAAGCCCAGATTCAAGAGCGCATGAAAGAGGCGATGGGGAAGACCATGGTGGTCGGGGAAGTGAAGGCGATCGACGCTCCCAAACTCACCATCAATCGCACGGACGGCGTGGTACAGACGATCGAAGCCGATGAGAACACGTCGTTTAGACGTGGACGTAACGAGAGCATTACCCTGCCTGACATCAAAGCCGGAGACACCGTCCTTGCCCGGGGCGAACTCAAGAATGGCGTTTTCGTTCCAGCGAGTATCAGTGTCCTCGATCCCGAGATGGTTCGCCGCATGAAAGAGCGCGGTGGGATGATCGGCTTTGGCGGAGGGTTCGGTCGGGGATCAGGCCAAGGCGGAACGCCAGAGCACTCGGACTCAGGCCAGCAGCAAGCTCCTGCGCAGGTTCCCAAGTAA
- a CDS encoding glycoside hydrolase family 32 protein — translation MLAQRLNKSFFTCSFILVLAFPAAQTRYQERYRPQVHFSPREHWTNDPNGLVYFHGEYHLFFQFNPFGDEWGHMSWGHAVSTDLLRWRELPVAIPELGNEMVFTGSVVVDNRNTTGFCPPGKECLVAIYTGHYSPGKVRQTQNLAYSVDDGRTWTRYAQNPVLDLHMADFRDPSVSWDEKEGHWLMAVSLPKEHKVRFYASLDLKKWTQLSDFGPAGDMDGDWECPDLLRVPAESASSDTWVLKVGLNPGAPQGGSGEQYFLGDFDGKRFVPSGEKGSHGWTNYGKDDYCAISFNNLPRGERPVLIGWMNNWQYAAKLPPSPWRGQMSLPRRLSLLKDQAGLALRQQPITAPLRTEHKAIRPTQSTEISAAQEPPFELDLQFGQPSEQVFGIRLYTDEKHWTEIGFDRAKREFYTDRRQSGIEITPDFPTKTVAPLAESRPYDLQVIVDRSSIEAYAQDGTIAMTNLVFPASSSNRVALFSISGKPVAVTGEIWKLRTIWK, via the coding sequence ATGTTGGCTCAGCGGCTCAACAAAAGCTTCTTCACGTGCTCATTTATCCTGGTCTTGGCGTTCCCCGCCGCTCAGACGCGCTATCAGGAGCGCTATCGTCCACAGGTGCACTTCTCTCCGCGCGAACATTGGACCAACGATCCCAATGGCCTCGTCTACTTTCACGGTGAATACCACCTTTTCTTTCAATTCAATCCCTTCGGCGACGAATGGGGACACATGAGTTGGGGACATGCCGTCAGTACCGACTTGCTTCGTTGGCGCGAGCTTCCGGTCGCCATTCCCGAACTGGGCAACGAAATGGTTTTTACCGGGAGCGTGGTGGTGGACAATAGGAACACCACCGGCTTTTGCCCTCCCGGCAAAGAGTGCCTGGTTGCCATCTATACCGGGCACTATTCCCCGGGCAAAGTACGCCAGACTCAGAACCTCGCGTATAGCGTTGACGATGGCAGAACCTGGACACGGTATGCGCAAAACCCGGTGCTCGATCTCCATATGGCCGACTTCCGGGATCCCAGCGTTTCCTGGGATGAAAAAGAAGGTCATTGGCTGATGGCGGTTTCTTTGCCGAAGGAGCACAAGGTTCGCTTTTATGCCTCGCTTGATCTGAAAAAGTGGACGCAACTCAGCGACTTTGGACCCGCCGGCGATATGGATGGAGACTGGGAATGTCCAGACCTACTTCGCGTTCCCGCCGAGAGCGCATCGAGCGATACATGGGTATTAAAGGTCGGACTGAATCCGGGCGCACCTCAGGGCGGTTCAGGCGAGCAATATTTTCTGGGCGACTTTGATGGAAAACGCTTTGTTCCCTCCGGCGAGAAGGGTTCTCACGGATGGACCAATTATGGTAAGGACGACTACTGCGCAATTAGCTTCAACAATCTACCTCGCGGCGAGAGGCCGGTATTGATTGGCTGGATGAATAATTGGCAATACGCGGCAAAATTGCCGCCCTCGCCATGGCGGGGGCAGATGAGCCTTCCCCGCCGACTCTCATTGCTGAAGGATCAGGCAGGACTGGCTCTCAGGCAGCAACCGATAACTGCTCCGCTCCGCACCGAGCACAAAGCGATTCGGCCTACCCAGAGCACTGAGATAAGCGCCGCGCAGGAACCACCGTTTGAGCTGGACTTACAATTTGGACAGCCGTCCGAGCAGGTGTTCGGCATTCGTCTCTACACCGACGAGAAGCATTGGACCGAGATCGGATTCGATCGCGCAAAGCGAGAGTTCTACACCGATCGCAGACAATCGGGCATAGAAATTACTCCAGACTTCCCGACGAAGACGGTCGCTCCTCTGGCCGAAAGCCGTCCTTACGATCTCCAGGTGATTGTCGACCGGTCGTCGATAGAGGCCTACGCGCAGGACGGAACAATCGCTATGACGAACCTTGTATTTCCTGCTTCCAGTAGCAACAGAGTTGCGCTCTTCTCAATCAGTGGAAAGCCCGTCGCGGTAACCGGTGAGATCTGGAAGCTTCGCACGATCTGGAAGTGA
- a CDS encoding arsenite methyltransferase translates to MSTGTIKDEVRTKYGEVARRVASGEPGGCCAPSCCGTQIDPITRDLYDASQKLLLPDAAVKASLGCGNPTALAELRPGETVLDLGSGGGIDVLLSAKRVGPTGKAYGLDMTDDMLALARENQKNAEVTNVEFLKGEIENIPLPNCSVDVIISNCVINLSADKDRVLHEAFRVLKPGGRLAVSDVVVRGDVPDEVRTSMLLWVGCIAGALRDDDYVAKLKQSGFDSIEIEPTRVYNIEDARTFLNTEGVDVDAIASQVEGKFISAFVRAQKPDCGCGPNCCQ, encoded by the coding sequence ATGAGTACAGGAACAATCAAGGACGAAGTTCGGACGAAATATGGAGAAGTGGCGCGCCGTGTGGCGTCTGGAGAACCGGGGGGCTGCTGTGCGCCTTCTTGTTGCGGAACGCAAATCGATCCGATCACCCGAGATCTGTACGACGCTTCGCAAAAATTGTTGTTGCCCGATGCGGCCGTGAAAGCCTCGCTGGGGTGCGGAAACCCGACTGCACTCGCCGAATTGAGACCGGGCGAGACCGTGCTGGATCTGGGGTCCGGCGGCGGCATCGATGTGCTGCTATCTGCCAAACGAGTCGGCCCAACCGGAAAAGCCTATGGGCTCGACATGACGGACGATATGCTCGCTCTAGCTCGCGAGAACCAAAAAAATGCAGAGGTAACTAATGTCGAATTCCTGAAAGGGGAGATCGAGAATATTCCGCTGCCCAACTGTTCAGTAGACGTCATCATCTCGAATTGCGTCATCAATCTCTCCGCCGACAAAGATCGAGTCCTGCACGAAGCCTTTCGCGTATTGAAGCCCGGCGGACGGCTGGCTGTCTCGGACGTCGTTGTCCGCGGCGACGTTCCCGATGAAGTGCGAACAAGCATGTTGCTCTGGGTAGGCTGCATCGCCGGCGCGTTGCGCGACGACGATTACGTTGCCAAGCTCAAACAATCAGGGTTCGACTCAATCGAGATCGAACCAACTCGGGTTTACAACATCGAGGATGCACGCACATTTCTCAACACCGAAGGTGTGGACGTCGATGCGATTGCTTCCCAGGTTGAAGGAAAGTTCATCAGTGCTTTCGTGCGCGCGCAGAAGCCTGACTGTGGCTGTGGACCCAATTGCTGCCAATAA
- a CDS encoding GAF domain-containing sensor histidine kinase produces the protein MKPLAGIPGSSILSSVLSLKDSSRELLVEILSTLSPYYTDVNEKWREQVAAEFGFGRRELGALERLSLNTSHSFFSHNDLPGFFENVDYFGMRLAKLQVDTRAVARSLEIYQELCEPYLSGLFGARLKEVIATLDVLKSATFVTVSGAYFDAKTREFATLLRVLDAELASGQISAMFEKVLEITSANFGASMAAILLRKAEGDGFKLECSLGVEGLVPDDTEFELGQGFCGSLVATGEPDMILDVGNDPRILHDGIRERAKSLWGVPLKSGKNVIGAMVLGFARPYEWLPNERDLMRAIADRTVMAIERAQLTEELRAREARIAELSAHLLAAQEDERKRISRELHDETGQSLMVIRLYLGMLEAQLTGRTAKGKIRETVSVVDRTIEGIRRIIARLSPLMLQELGLVAAIRREAKDLAKATGVKVRVAINEDVGRLAPDIEAAIYRVVQESLHNVAKHAQAKSASVQMSRHENSVYVTIEDDGIGMPTRVNTPRSHSFGLAGIKERVASLDGEVRVHSEKGKGTRLEIMVPAKQYQEAMSQTA, from the coding sequence TTGAAACCACTTGCCGGCATCCCCGGGAGTTCGATTTTGTCGTCTGTCCTCTCACTCAAGGATAGTTCGCGCGAGCTGCTTGTCGAAATCCTAAGTACTCTCAGTCCTTATTACACCGACGTAAATGAAAAGTGGCGCGAGCAGGTTGCGGCCGAATTTGGCTTTGGAAGGCGCGAGCTCGGAGCTCTCGAACGGCTGAGCCTCAATACTTCCCACTCCTTTTTCTCTCATAACGATCTCCCAGGATTCTTCGAGAACGTTGACTACTTCGGCATGAGGCTGGCCAAGCTTCAGGTGGACACTCGTGCTGTAGCTCGGTCGCTCGAGATTTATCAAGAGCTTTGCGAACCTTACCTCAGTGGTCTGTTTGGGGCCAGGCTAAAGGAAGTCATTGCCACCCTTGATGTCCTGAAGTCGGCGACCTTCGTAACGGTTTCCGGCGCTTACTTCGACGCCAAGACGCGCGAGTTCGCGACACTTCTGCGGGTGCTGGATGCCGAACTTGCTTCCGGGCAGATCAGCGCCATGTTCGAAAAGGTGCTGGAGATTACCAGCGCAAATTTCGGCGCCTCCATGGCAGCCATTCTGTTGCGCAAGGCCGAAGGTGACGGGTTCAAATTGGAATGCTCCCTGGGTGTAGAGGGACTCGTCCCCGATGACACGGAATTCGAACTCGGGCAGGGGTTCTGCGGCAGCCTGGTTGCGACCGGCGAGCCGGACATGATCCTTGACGTAGGCAACGATCCTCGCATTCTCCATGACGGCATCAGAGAACGCGCGAAGTCGCTATGGGGCGTACCGCTCAAGTCCGGCAAGAATGTTATCGGAGCGATGGTGCTGGGCTTTGCCCGGCCGTATGAATGGTTGCCGAACGAGCGCGATCTGATGCGAGCAATCGCCGATCGGACTGTCATGGCCATCGAACGCGCCCAGTTAACCGAAGAACTCCGTGCGCGCGAGGCTCGCATCGCCGAACTCTCTGCTCACCTACTGGCAGCCCAAGAGGATGAACGCAAACGAATTAGCCGCGAACTGCATGACGAAACTGGCCAATCGCTAATGGTGATCCGGCTCTATCTCGGGATGCTTGAGGCACAACTTACCGGGCGCACTGCAAAAGGCAAAATTCGCGAGACCGTGTCGGTGGTAGATCGCACCATTGAAGGCATACGCCGCATCATTGCCCGTTTGTCGCCGCTCATGTTGCAAGAGCTGGGTCTCGTGGCTGCCATTCGCAGAGAGGCAAAAGATCTAGCTAAGGCTACGGGAGTAAAGGTCCGTGTTGCCATCAATGAGGATGTCGGTCGACTGGCTCCCGATATCGAAGCAGCCATCTATCGAGTCGTCCAGGAATCCCTGCACAATGTCGCAAAGCATGCGCAAGCTAAGTCGGCCTCGGTGCAGATGAGCCGCCACGAGAATAGCGTCTATGTGACGATCGAGGACGATGGCATAGGGATGCCGACAAGGGTTAATACTCCGCGAAGCCACTCGTTTGGCTTGGCGGGAATCAAAGAGAGAGTTGCTTCTCTGGATGGAGAGGTGCGTGTCCATTCCGAAAAAGGAAAGGGTACGCGGCTGGAAATCATGGTCCCAGCGAAGCAGTATCAAGAGGCGATGTCGCAGACGGCTTGA